In a genomic window of Myotis daubentonii chromosome X, mMyoDau2.1, whole genome shotgun sequence:
- the LOC132223541 gene encoding endogenous retrovirus group K member 25 Pro protein-like, whose amino-acid sequence MLKGLVDTGADVSIISKEFWPPSWSMVEAMYSIRGVGVPGNTQRSAAVLKWQDEEGQTGWFQPYIASGITVNLWGWDVLEGLQACIITGKGQQLVTQMGYQNDQGVKNPGRRGYQRF is encoded by the coding sequence atgttaaaaggccTAGTAGACACTGGGGCAGATGTCAGCATTATCAGCAAAGAATTCTGGCCTCCTAGTTGGTCCATGGTAGAAGCTATGTACTCAATTAGAGGGGTGGGAGTTCCTGGTAACACACAACGTAGTGCTGCAGTCTTAAAATGGCAAGATGAAgaaggacagacaggatggtttcagccctaTATTGCCTCTGGAATTACAGTCAATTTATGGGGCTGGGATGTCttagaaggtttacaagcttgtattattactggCAAAGGTCAGCAGCTTGTAACTCAGATGGGATATCAGAATGATCAAGGTGTAAAAAACCCAGGAAGGCGAGGATATCAACGTTTTTAg